The Rhinoraja longicauda isolate Sanriku21f chromosome 19, sRhiLon1.1, whole genome shotgun sequence genome includes a window with the following:
- the LOC144602838 gene encoding zinc-binding protein A33-like, with protein MASKDQVESWTEEAVCPICLDFFTDPVALECGHYFCRSCITQSWDREERNSCPECREVFTDRTLRVSRALARLAEKARTLSLNRTEKESKLLCEEHQEELKLFCETDKKLICVICAGGREHKSHSFMLVDEAAKNYKGQVKASIQSLTKDKSEIQQMEQQQKEKISGVLEQSQNLQSKITSQFAELHQILTENEQRVLADIREEEKKILNTMEKKLEEIEENLNSIQEELFKLQQQMDQKDSMVFLKEEAGRKRRVGDEAIPQSVVDGNLMIEKFETPFLYNTVLAETSDAIKQVSVTLDVETAHALLEVSEDRKRVRRTRTRRSLPDTGKRFTGRECVLGSEGFTSGRHYWEVEVAGSRGWGLGVAAESVERMGGVTLIPETGVWRISPKKG; from the exons atggcatcgaaagaccaggtcgagagttggaccgaggaggcagtttgtcccatctgcctggatttcttcaccgatccggtggcactggagtgtggccactacttctgccgctcctgtatcacacagagttgggaccgggaggagagaaactcctgcccggaatgtagagaggtgtttacagaccgcaccctcagggtgagtcgggccttggcgagactggctgagaaagctcgaacactgagcctgaatcggacagagaaggaaagtaaacttctctgcgaggaacatcaggaagaactgaagctgttttgtgaaactgacaagaagctgatctgtgtgatttgtgcaggtgggcgggaacacaagtctcacagcttcatgctggTAGATGAAGCTGCtaaaaactacaag ggtcaggttaaagcttccatccagtctcttacAAAAGACaaatcagagatccagcaaatggagcagcaacagaaagagaagatttctggagttctg gaacagtcacagaaccttcagtctaagatcacatcccagtttgctgaactgcaccagattctcactgagaatgagcagcgcgtactggcagatatccgggaggaagagaagaaaattctaaacacaatggagaaaaaacttgaagagattgaggagaatttaaattccattcaggaggagctctttaagttgcagcagcagatggatcaaaaggacagtatggtgtttctgaag gaagaagctggtcgcaagcgaag agttgGTGATGAAGCCATACCACAGTCGGTGGTAGATGGTAATTTGATGATTGAAAAGTTTGAAACTCCTTTTTTGTACAACACGGTATTGGCTGAAACATCTGATgccatcaagcaag tctccgtcaccctggatgtggaaacagcgcatgcgctgctcgaggtgtctgaggatcggaagagggtgagacggacccggacccggaggagtctccctgacaccgggaagaggtttacaggcagggagtgtgtgctgggatcggagggattcacatcggggagacattactgggaggtggaggtggcggggagtcggggctggggtctgggagtcgccgcagagtctgtggagaggatgggAGGGGTCACACTgatcccggagactggagtctggcgcATCA gcccgaagaaaggataa